A genomic window from Xyrauchen texanus isolate HMW12.3.18 chromosome 15, RBS_HiC_50CHRs, whole genome shotgun sequence includes:
- the LOC127655751 gene encoding leukocyte elastase inhibitor-like, which yields MESLAAANTQFSLNLFKKISGGNASGNVFYSPLSISSALAMVALGTAGNTQAQILKVLGILNPVKPGTTTPAPGPSMQQQAQKPQLPAGIKMQGCVPMKPPIQPQPSPEHKTEDNPHSAFNKLMSELNKPGVPYKLSLVNRLYGEQSYQFVEKFLSDTKKYYQAGLEKVDFKNNASAARVNVNNWVEKNTQGKIKNLLPDGSVDGRTKMVLVNAIYFKGNWMLQFKKDSTKELPFKLTKALTKPAQMMHQTDRFPLAIIPEVNCQVLELPYVGKSLSMLIILPNQIEDNTTGLQKLEGAITYEKLMDWTKPERMDEQKVQIALPKFKMEETYDMKTLLVSMGMVDAFDAQKANFSGMSPNNDLVLTKVIHKSFVEVNEEGTEAAAATAAIVATRSLVEPPPTFIADHPFLFFIRHNPTKSILFYGRFCSP from the exons ATGGAGTCTTTGGCTGCTGCAAACACACAATTCTCCCTCAACCTGTTTAAGAAGATCAGTGGAGGAAACGCATCAGGAAATGTCTTCTACTCTCCTCTCAGCATCTCCTCCGCTCTGGCCATGGTGGCGCTTGGAACAGCAGGAAATACACAAGCTCAAATCTTAAAG GTCCTGGGCATTCTCAATCCTGTCAAACCTGGCACCACGACTCCAGCTCCTGGACCATCAATGCAACAACAGGCCCAGAAACCTCAGTTACCTGCCGGCATCAAGATGCAGGGTTGCGTCCCAATG AAACCTCCAATTCAACCTCAGCCGTCACCTGAACACAAAACTGAGGATAACCCTCATTCAGCCTTTAACAAACTCATGAGTGAGCTGAACAAACCGGGAGTCCCGTACAAGTTGAGCCTTGTTAATCGCCTCTATGGAGAGCAGTCTTACCAGTTTGTTGAA AAATTCCTTAGTGACACAAAAAAATACTACCAGGCTGGACTGGAGAAGGTGGACTTTAAAAATAATGCATCGGCTGCACGTGTCAACGTCAACAACTGGGTGGAGAAAAACACACAAG GGAAGATCAAGAACTTGCTACCAGACGGGTCCGTCGACGGAAGGACCAAAATGGTTTTGGTGAATGCCATCTACTTCAAAGGCAACTGGATGCTACAATTCAAAAAGGACTCCACTAAGGAGCTGCCGTTTAAACTGACCAAG GCTCTGACAAAGCCAGCCCAGATGATGCATCAGACGGACCGGTTTCCTTTGGCCATCATCCCAGAGGTCAACTGTCAGGTCCTGGAGCTCCCATATGTTGGGAAGAGTCTAAGTATGCTGATCATCCTTCCAAATCAGATAGAAGATAACACCACTGGCCTTCAAAAG TTGGAGGGAGCAATAACCTACGAGAAGCTCATGGACTGGACCAAACCTGAACGGATGGACGAACAGAAGGTTCAGATCGCTCTTCCCAAATTCAAGATGGAGGAGACCTATGACATGAAGACTCTTCTGGTCAGCATGGGGATGGTGGATGCATTTGACGCGCAGAAGGCAAACTTTTCAGGCATGTCTCCCAACAACGATCTGGTGCTGACAAAGGTGATTCATAAATCCTTTGTTGAAGTGAACGAGGAAGGCACAGAAGCAGCTGCAGCCACTGCCGCCATTGTGGCGACGCGCAGTTTAGTAGAGCCACCGCCGACCTTTATTGCAGATCACCCCTTCCTGTTCTTCATCCGACACAATCCCACCAAGAGCATTCTCTTCTACGGACGCTTCTGCTCTCCTTGA